Proteins encoded together in one Carya illinoinensis cultivar Pawnee chromosome 3, C.illinoinensisPawnee_v1, whole genome shotgun sequence window:
- the LOC122305425 gene encoding uncharacterized protein LOC122305425, which produces MKKLCKKGQVHPSPPSISDHLAVLPATILTLTAALSAEDKEVLAYLIIISSSINTSTSSNFSGHDPEAVIPRCTHGTDQGSTDYHSGWGDHTPMFECNCFRCYMSFWARWDASPSRELIHEIIEAYEDDQLVKKKKRRRSAKMKKAERKKIATDESKGTGDQEGSGNRSAISRDEVGESVSVDASGSTSTDGVKVTSDHVEVGWVGMRGCVRKIASFIGEKIWAGVWIN; this is translated from the coding sequence ATGAAAAAGCTCTGCAAGAAAGGCCAGGTGCACCCTTCACCGCCGTCCATCTCGGACCATTTGGCGGTGCTCCCGGCGACAATCCTAACCCTCACTGCGGCCCTCTCGGCTGAAGACAAAGAAGTCTTGGCCTACCTCATCATCATCTCAAGCTCCATTAACACTAGTACTTCTAGCAACTTTTCTGGTCATGATCCAGAAGCTGTTATTCCTAGATGTACTCATGGTACTGATCAAGGTAGTACTGATTATCACAGTGGTTGGGGAGATCACACTCCGATGTTTGAATGCAACTGCTTTAGGTGTTATATGAGTTTCTGGGCAAGATGGGATGCATCGCCTAGCCGTGAACTCATACACGAGATAATCGAAGCTTATGAAGATGATCAGCTggttaagaagaagaagaggaggaggagcgCAAAGATGAAGAAAGCTGAGAGAAAGAAGATAGCGACCGACGAGTCGAAGGGTACGGGTGATCAGGAAGGCTCCGGGAATAGATCGGCAATAAGCCGGGATGAAGTGGGTGAGTCGGTATCGGTGGATGCGAGCGGCAGTACTAGTACTGATGGTGTTAAGGTGACTAGCGATCATGTTGAGGTTGGCTGGGTGGGGATGAGGGGGTGTGTGAGGAAGATTGCGAGTTTCATAGGAGAGAAGATTTGGGCAGGTGTTTGGATTAATTAA